The Pleuronectes platessa chromosome 10, fPlePla1.1, whole genome shotgun sequence genome contains a region encoding:
- the dnajc28 gene encoding dnaJ homolog subfamily C member 28, with protein MIMCSHSSPVGGGDTPDGLVPDQQQKQQRCVCPLQLSPVDTLFVSWDTFLPEVLTLIRWLPDMSCTFLLLVSRSDTYHGRFLLVLSRQSLWLRALSSGSQISRSLRESYRLLQLPDGGQSSPAQVKEAYLHLAKLYHPDSGAPTADSALFARVEEAYRAVLAHQSKTKPAGWGKEVVEEDKSRGAALPHRHYLSYDGMGSGTPSQRERQYQQIRVDRATEEVLNYRQREHERAAAEEGALVERDLRQRSRKIKITQAVERLVEDLIQESMARGDFRNLSGAGKPLNKFEHNPYADPMTHNLNRILIDNGYQPSWVVMQRDIRETTAQFRKRLLEGRARLGEPMTPTEHSQWDQLCASVVEQLVKLNKMVDDFNLIVPMLNMQMVHFSMSREMERAVRGAHQHRLEEQRQREKDRERRKEEQKRAKAVIKHKNSKQGLLSWIQNLFR; from the exons ATGATCATGTGCTCACACTCCAGTCCAGTAGGTGGCGGTGATACGCCTGATGGCCTGGTTCCCgatcagcagcagaagcagcaacgCTGTGTCTGTCCTCTGCAGCTCAGTCCCGTGGACACACTGTTTGTCTCATGGGACACCTTTCTTCCGGAGGTTCTCACACTGATCAG GTGGCTTCCAGACATGAGTTGCACTTTCCTCCTCCTGGTTTCCCGCAGCGACACCTATCATGGCCGTTTCCTGCTCGTCTTGTCTCGACAGTCCCTGTGGCTCAGAGCCCTCAGCTCTGGCTCCCAGATCAGCCGCAGCCTGCGAGAGAGCTACAGGCTCCTGCAGCTGCCTGATGGGGGGCAGAGCAGTCCTGCGCAGGTGAAAGAGGCCTACCTGCATCTGGCCAAACTGTACCACCCAGACTCTGGGGCTCCGACTGCAGATTCAGCCCTGTTTGCCCGTGTGGAGGAGGCCTACCGCGCTGTGCTGGCACATCAGAGTAAGACCAAACCAGCTGGCTGGGGGAAGGAAGTGGTTGAGGAGGACAAGTCCAGAGGTGCAGCACTCCCACACAGACACTACCTCAGCTATGACGGTATGGGCTCAGGCACGCCCAGCCAGCGTGAGCGCCAGTACCAGCAGATTCGTGTCGACCGGGCGACTGAGGAGGTTTTGAACTACCGGCAGAGGGAGCATGAGAGGGCGGCTGCTGAAGAGGGAGCTCTTGTGGAACGGGATTTGCGTCAGCGCAGCAGGAAGATCAAGATCACCCAGGCTGTGGAGCGGCTCGTGGAGGACCTAATCCAGGAGTCCATGGCCCGCGGGGACTTCAGGAACCTGAGTGGAGCTGGAAAGCCCCTCAACAAGTTTGAGCACAATCCGTACGCTGATCCTATGACCCACAACCTCAACCGCATCCTCATAGACAATGGTTACCAGCCCTCCTGGGTCGTGATGCAACGCGACATCCGAGAGACGACTGCTCAGTTCCGAAAGCGGTTATTGGAGGGAAGGGCCAGGCTTGGTGAGCCTATGACCCCCACAGAGCACAGCCAGTGGGATCAGCTGTGTGCATCTGTGGTGGAGCAGTTGGTGAAACTAAACAAGATGGTGGACGATTTCAACCTGATTGTACCGATGCTCAACATGCAAATGGTTCACTTCAGCATGTCCAGAGAGATGGAGCGTGCTGTGAGAGGAGCCCACCAGCAcagactggaggagcagagacagagagagaaagatcgAGAGCGCAGAAAGGAAGAGCAAAAACGAGCCAAAGCAGTaattaaacataaaaacagcAAACAAGGCCTTTTGTCTTGGATCCAGAATTTATTccgatga
- the LOC128449202 gene encoding potassium voltage-gated channel subfamily E member 2, with the protein MSNINVTELQSLLLSFLQQCLNRTSVLSPPIPHNHTSQQAVHFATGARAHAQSQGIVYIILVVGLFSFFTFGIMLSFIRSRKLESSQDPYHQYIARDWTKVTTPSRAVAQALHREAAGKGPSSKEPVVICNPATLDQLSD; encoded by the coding sequence ATGTCTAACATCAACGTCACTGAGCTGCAGTCACTCCTTCTGTCCTTCCTGCAGCAGTGCCTGAACAGAACAAGCGTGCTGTCTCCACCGATACCTCACAACCACACCTCCCAGCAGGCCGTGCACTTTGCAACTGGAGCCAGGGCCCACGCTCAGTCTCAGGGAATCGTGTACATCATCCTGGTGGTTGGCTTGTTCAGCTTCTTCACGTTCGGCATCATGCTCAGCTTCATTCGCTCCAGGAAGCTAGAGAGCTCTCAGGACCCGTACCACCAGTACATCGCCCGTGACTGGACCAAGGTCACGACCCCCTCCAGGGCCGTCGCTCAGGCTCTGCACAGGGAGGCTGCAGGAAAGGGGCCCAGCAGCAAGGAGCCAGTCGTCATCTGCAACCCTGCTACACTAGATCAGCTGTCGGACTAG
- the si:ch211-225p5.8 gene encoding sodium channel subunit beta-1 isoform X2 encodes MSLSQCHGGCAEVDSLTEAVAGDRFLLGCISCKKREEVSAQATVDWHFKPVEEEEFRHIFHYDHPSAEILDQDFSERLEWHGTKNRDIQTGAIYLHNVTFNDTGTYRCTFHRTLFLAMTDQYVTVEKDVELSVVAVANRELTSVITEIMMYVLIVVLQLWLIVVLVYCYKKITAEQEAREARKANKAQAGLLESKDSCDGVQLE; translated from the exons ATGTCCT TGTCTCAGTGTCACGGCGGCTGTGCGGAGGTGGACTCTCTGACCGAGGCCGTGGCAGGAGACAGATTCCTGCTGGGCTGCATCTCCTgtaagaagagagaggaggtgtctGCCCAAGCCACCGTGGACTGGCACTTCAAAccagtggaagaggaggagttcaGGCAT ATCTTCCACTATGACCACCCCAGTGCTGAGATCCTGGACCAGGATTTCAGCGAGCGTCTCGAGTGGCACGGGACTAAAAACAGGGATATTCAGACAGGAGCCATTTACCTTCACAACGTCACCTTCAATGACACGGGGACGTACCGCTGCACTTTCCACCGCACCCTCTTCCTGGCGATGACTGACCAGTATGTCACTGTGGAGAAGGACGTGGAGCTCAGCGTGGTGGCTGTGG CCAATCGGGAGCTGACGTCTGTGATCACAGAGATAATGATGTATGTGCTGATCGTGGTTCTGCAGCTGTGGCTCATTGTGGTTCTGGTCTACTGCTACAAGAAGATCACAGCCGAGCAGGAGGCTCGGGAGGCCCGTAAGGCTAACAAGGCTCAGGCAGG ACTGTTGGAATCTAAAGACAGCTGTGACGGGGTGCAGCTGGAGTAA
- the si:ch211-225p5.8 gene encoding sodium channel subunit beta-1 isoform X1, with amino-acid sequence MICRSSLFVVVSLFVSQCHGGCAEVDSLTEAVAGDRFLLGCISCKKREEVSAQATVDWHFKPVEEEEFRHIFHYDHPSAEILDQDFSERLEWHGTKNRDIQTGAIYLHNVTFNDTGTYRCTFHRTLFLAMTDQYVTVEKDVELSVVAVANRELTSVITEIMMYVLIVVLQLWLIVVLVYCYKKITAEQEAREARKANKAQAGLLESKDSCDGVQLE; translated from the exons ATGATTTGCCGCTCGTCTCTTTTTGTCGTCGTCAGCCTCTTCG TGTCTCAGTGTCACGGCGGCTGTGCGGAGGTGGACTCTCTGACCGAGGCCGTGGCAGGAGACAGATTCCTGCTGGGCTGCATCTCCTgtaagaagagagaggaggtgtctGCCCAAGCCACCGTGGACTGGCACTTCAAAccagtggaagaggaggagttcaGGCAT ATCTTCCACTATGACCACCCCAGTGCTGAGATCCTGGACCAGGATTTCAGCGAGCGTCTCGAGTGGCACGGGACTAAAAACAGGGATATTCAGACAGGAGCCATTTACCTTCACAACGTCACCTTCAATGACACGGGGACGTACCGCTGCACTTTCCACCGCACCCTCTTCCTGGCGATGACTGACCAGTATGTCACTGTGGAGAAGGACGTGGAGCTCAGCGTGGTGGCTGTGG CCAATCGGGAGCTGACGTCTGTGATCACAGAGATAATGATGTATGTGCTGATCGTGGTTCTGCAGCTGTGGCTCATTGTGGTTCTGGTCTACTGCTACAAGAAGATCACAGCCGAGCAGGAGGCTCGGGAGGCCCGTAAGGCTAACAAGGCTCAGGCAGG ACTGTTGGAATCTAAAGACAGCTGTGACGGGGTGCAGCTGGAGTAA